In Microbacterium cremeum, a genomic segment contains:
- a CDS encoding DUF7507 domain-containing protein encodes MKRRSQVTLLVVAALIAGVVAPSAAIAGPGSIVSGIVWADTNRDGVRQPTEPARAGVTVQLLTAPGGAVAATTTTNASGAYSFANAADGDYIVRVDAPGAFVFPATATGQNDFVREGQPLPGQPERGVTAAFPITGAGQVTGVDAGMQPIATLQLARLPMADACEGFARTGTPPFDATDGPGLDSSSANCIVRTGDTVMQQYGVSLTGLPTGTSVPNVVVEFRVSSPDGARLALVGPGVNGIPSECLTAATGANPPSSRTINADGSITVRCNVGTLSSTAAGIPLSYEMTEASPIPSHALIEAVAYAGGGDAGVSSPVAGPIVEVTGRADWDLVKNLYPTNQYHQAGPDYRAIEVAGVGTLEGYVVRYQFDIRDLTDGLGGGQLQWPVTFTDVMPDFPNARILECRNTNLSDRAGRSFWTLGCPAVTETQGADGWQLSISPNFASNPDLTEGHMVMTVFLPVDEMNRAIDPSWQPGDPFATGDVVFDNVAAGTDHWTMNGGQPNTGEDPANNTATVTGAAAAPRWDLVKDVSNTITFAERQIDGVPTEGYDVLFALTVIDLAGAGNIAPWLDRPVAFKDRFVSHPGSYLIECTQRAVGTGGATATPTCETGLQPAEGWDMSLVPTEWGLESRRGDFWARVFIPMDAMELDPCAAANPQLHVRNEAIDSNGWTAGGAPNYNFGTGFEPGWDGTVATGNNLVNRTINVPPAACGTLAGDKGYFRVAGQAPITPAFAGHIVGSQVLATANNDRVRVPNFQLCDVFDVSVFRLTGEAWMLERPEWPNPGAYVIEYAVGPNEVDTQAGPITGGLYPINSSSVRTAATQCRDDGTIAWSSDPGADFGPAWQDSVNMVRMRPIDPAHVEVGPFSAHLQMHLQVRESYNGGPNAGEQIPTGVRLTNVGGWPTGRTGSSWNTVAREITFSGMLLGVAKSVTPTQYLPGTSPVWDLSVSIDRATIGSTMRNLRIVDTLPADLHFDLPCTQGLLPAGVAVSYDSQTRRVTFQAGDIPLVNAPTQVVFGPNANATHGRLRICTTIDSLAQPGDTHVNRVQALADNAENAPTAQATIQVVGSGQLGITKAVDKPFVASGEDYTWSLDWGNTSTSISFLAPDVIDVLPWNGDGDPASGSARSQFPSEYTGLAQLTGPLTAPTYIRGGTGAVAGAWFYSTADPSTITHDPRSPANADPAAPGGLWQTEGEIAAGAGFGAVTAIRFVSGSALPVQSRVRAVVGAVSTSNDLDNVYVNRAMIFSPSFPDQPLLSNEPYVLMPGFTLGDLVWIDRNGNGRFDAGEQGVAGVTVQVMDDTGSVVATRVTDADGRWSAAALPAGTYTAHIPPSMFADGAPLAEHLVRLVASRPDQDVNENADNNNTASPDPTVTGLTSTPVTLAYIYDDGLLESGNGPLGDNVAGLGSDIIPDVFTNFTVDLALMPAPGIDIEKATNGQDADTVSGPAVTVGGDVRWTYVVTNTGGVDLTNVTVTDDVVDDSTIDCDGTGGNLVPGPVAPEASFTCVATGTATAGQYANTGTVTGLDPTQVEVTDEDPSHYFGVQPAIDIEKATNGQDADTPTGPLVTVGGAVRWTYVITNTGNAALTNVTVTDDQVPAADIDCEGTGGNVIAGPLEPEASFTCVATGTATAGQYANTGTVIGTGPVTTDVDGDTVAGAEVTDADPSHYFGVQPAVDIEKATNGQDADTAPGVQTYDGAVVTWTYAVTNTGNAPLTNVTVTDDMLAAGDIDCDGTGSNVVPGPLAAGGTFECVATGTAVRGQYANLGTVVGTGPETTDVDGEPEAGDEVTDDDPSHYFGHFGAIDIEKSTNGEDADEPTGPYVPVGGGVEWTYVVTNTGTVDLSDVTVTDDMVAATEIDCAGTGSNVIPGPLAPEASFTCVATGTAIAGQYANMSDVIGEAPDLPNPDDPEQPFTVTDDDPSHYFGAAPAVDIEKATNGHDADTAPGVALGVGAVVEWTYVVTNTGNVPLTDVTVTDDRVAASEIWCAGSPSNVVAGPLAPGESFTCNALGVAVAGPYANTGSVTANVPSVGGAVTDDDPSHYLASAPAGLPVTGAALPIVTLAAGTLLSLLGLLLVAATRRRRT; translated from the coding sequence GTGAAGAGACGTTCACAGGTCACGCTGCTGGTGGTGGCGGCGTTGATCGCCGGGGTGGTGGCGCCGTCCGCTGCGATCGCGGGCCCCGGCAGCATCGTCAGCGGCATCGTGTGGGCCGACACGAACCGTGACGGCGTACGCCAGCCGACCGAGCCGGCACGGGCCGGGGTCACGGTGCAGCTCCTCACGGCACCCGGCGGCGCGGTCGCCGCCACGACGACCACGAACGCCAGTGGCGCGTACTCGTTCGCGAACGCGGCGGACGGCGACTACATCGTGCGCGTGGATGCCCCCGGTGCGTTCGTCTTCCCGGCGACCGCCACCGGACAGAACGACTTCGTCCGCGAAGGTCAGCCCCTCCCGGGTCAGCCCGAGCGGGGCGTGACCGCCGCCTTCCCCATCACGGGTGCGGGCCAGGTGACAGGAGTGGACGCCGGCATGCAGCCGATCGCCACCCTCCAGCTCGCCCGCCTCCCGATGGCCGACGCCTGCGAAGGGTTCGCGCGGACGGGCACGCCTCCCTTCGACGCGACCGACGGTCCGGGCCTCGACAGCAGCAGCGCCAACTGCATCGTCCGCACCGGCGACACGGTGATGCAGCAGTACGGCGTGTCGTTGACGGGGCTTCCCACCGGCACGTCGGTGCCGAACGTCGTCGTGGAGTTCCGGGTCTCCTCGCCCGACGGTGCGAGGCTCGCGCTGGTGGGCCCGGGCGTCAACGGCATCCCGTCCGAGTGCCTGACGGCGGCGACCGGCGCGAATCCGCCGTCGTCCCGCACGATCAACGCGGACGGGTCGATCACCGTGCGCTGCAATGTGGGAACGCTGTCGTCGACCGCAGCAGGGATCCCGCTCTCCTACGAGATGACCGAGGCATCCCCGATTCCGTCGCACGCCCTGATCGAGGCGGTCGCCTATGCCGGCGGAGGTGACGCCGGCGTGTCGAGTCCCGTCGCCGGGCCGATCGTCGAGGTGACCGGCCGCGCCGACTGGGACCTCGTGAAGAACCTGTATCCGACGAACCAGTACCACCAGGCCGGCCCGGACTACCGAGCGATCGAGGTCGCCGGCGTCGGAACACTCGAGGGCTACGTCGTCAGATACCAGTTCGACATCCGCGACCTGACGGACGGGCTCGGCGGCGGCCAGCTCCAGTGGCCGGTGACGTTCACCGACGTGATGCCGGACTTCCCGAACGCCCGGATCCTCGAGTGCCGCAACACGAACCTGAGCGACCGCGCCGGCCGTTCGTTCTGGACGCTCGGCTGCCCCGCCGTGACCGAGACGCAGGGCGCCGACGGGTGGCAGCTGAGCATCTCGCCGAACTTCGCCAGCAACCCGGACCTCACCGAAGGTCACATGGTGATGACGGTGTTCCTCCCCGTCGATGAGATGAACCGCGCGATCGACCCGTCGTGGCAGCCCGGCGATCCGTTCGCGACGGGGGATGTCGTCTTCGACAACGTCGCCGCGGGCACCGACCACTGGACGATGAACGGCGGTCAACCCAACACGGGCGAGGATCCCGCGAACAACACGGCCACCGTCACCGGCGCGGCCGCGGCGCCGCGCTGGGACCTGGTGAAGGATGTCTCGAACACGATCACCTTCGCCGAGCGACAGATCGATGGCGTCCCGACCGAAGGCTACGACGTGCTGTTCGCCCTGACGGTGATCGACCTCGCCGGCGCCGGCAACATCGCTCCGTGGTTGGACCGGCCGGTGGCGTTCAAAGACCGCTTCGTCAGTCATCCCGGCTCCTACCTGATCGAGTGCACGCAGCGAGCAGTCGGCACGGGTGGCGCGACGGCCACACCGACGTGCGAGACAGGTCTCCAGCCTGCCGAGGGATGGGACATGAGCCTCGTGCCCACGGAGTGGGGCCTTGAGAGCCGGCGCGGCGACTTCTGGGCGCGGGTCTTCATCCCGATGGATGCGATGGAGCTCGACCCGTGCGCGGCGGCGAACCCGCAACTGCACGTCAGGAACGAGGCGATCGACTCCAACGGCTGGACCGCGGGCGGCGCGCCCAACTACAACTTCGGCACCGGATTCGAGCCGGGCTGGGACGGCACCGTAGCCACCGGCAACAACCTCGTGAATCGCACGATCAACGTTCCGCCCGCGGCCTGTGGCACATTGGCGGGCGACAAAGGGTACTTCCGCGTTGCGGGGCAGGCTCCGATCACGCCCGCGTTCGCCGGCCATATCGTCGGATCGCAGGTGCTGGCCACGGCGAACAACGACCGCGTCCGCGTTCCGAACTTCCAGCTGTGCGATGTCTTCGACGTCTCGGTGTTCCGGCTCACCGGCGAAGCGTGGATGCTGGAACGACCGGAGTGGCCGAACCCCGGGGCGTACGTCATCGAGTACGCAGTCGGGCCGAACGAGGTCGACACCCAAGCCGGCCCGATCACCGGCGGGCTCTATCCGATCAACTCGTCCTCGGTGCGAACAGCCGCGACCCAATGTCGTGACGACGGGACGATCGCCTGGTCGTCCGATCCCGGCGCCGACTTCGGGCCGGCCTGGCAGGACAGCGTCAACATGGTGCGGATGCGGCCGATCGACCCGGCCCACGTCGAGGTCGGCCCGTTCTCGGCGCATCTGCAGATGCACCTCCAGGTGCGCGAGTCCTACAACGGCGGGCCGAACGCAGGCGAGCAGATCCCGACGGGCGTCCGCCTGACCAACGTCGGAGGCTGGCCGACGGGGCGCACCGGGTCCTCCTGGAACACGGTCGCGCGCGAGATCACCTTCTCGGGCATGCTCCTGGGCGTCGCGAAATCGGTCACGCCGACCCAATACCTGCCGGGCACGAGTCCGGTCTGGGACCTGTCGGTGTCGATCGACCGCGCCACGATCGGATCGACCATGCGGAATCTGCGCATCGTCGACACGCTCCCGGCGGATCTTCACTTCGATCTCCCGTGCACGCAAGGCCTGCTCCCGGCGGGCGTGGCGGTGAGCTACGACTCGCAGACACGGCGGGTGACCTTCCAGGCCGGCGACATCCCGCTCGTGAATGCGCCCACGCAGGTCGTGTTCGGCCCCAATGCGAACGCAACGCACGGGCGGCTGCGCATCTGCACGACCATCGACTCTCTGGCCCAGCCCGGCGACACCCACGTGAATCGCGTCCAGGCGCTCGCCGACAACGCCGAGAACGCCCCGACCGCCCAGGCCACGATCCAGGTCGTAGGCTCCGGTCAGCTGGGCATCACCAAAGCCGTCGACAAGCCGTTCGTCGCGTCGGGCGAGGACTACACGTGGTCGCTGGACTGGGGGAACACGTCCACCTCGATCTCGTTCCTGGCGCCCGATGTGATCGACGTCCTCCCGTGGAACGGGGACGGGGATCCGGCATCCGGCTCGGCACGTTCCCAGTTCCCGTCCGAGTACACCGGGCTGGCGCAGCTGACGGGGCCCCTCACGGCGCCGACGTACATCCGGGGCGGCACCGGCGCCGTCGCGGGAGCGTGGTTCTACTCGACCGCCGATCCCTCGACGATCACCCATGACCCGCGCAGCCCGGCCAACGCCGATCCGGCGGCACCGGGTGGTCTCTGGCAGACCGAGGGCGAGATCGCCGCCGGAGCCGGATTCGGTGCGGTCACGGCGATCCGGTTCGTCTCGGGCTCTGCCCTTCCGGTGCAGTCGCGCGTGCGAGCCGTGGTCGGAGCGGTTTCGACGAGCAACGACCTCGACAACGTCTACGTGAACCGGGCGATGATCTTCTCGCCCTCCTTCCCCGACCAGCCGCTGCTCTCCAACGAGCCGTACGTGCTGATGCCCGGGTTCACGCTCGGCGATCTGGTCTGGATCGACCGGAACGGCAACGGCCGGTTCGACGCGGGTGAGCAGGGGGTCGCGGGCGTCACGGTCCAGGTCATGGACGACACCGGATCCGTCGTCGCGACACGCGTCACCGACGCCGACGGCCGCTGGTCGGCGGCCGCCCTTCCGGCGGGGACCTACACCGCGCACATCCCGCCGTCGATGTTCGCCGACGGCGCGCCGCTTGCCGAGCATCTCGTGCGGCTCGTGGCGTCCCGGCCGGATCAGGACGTGAACGAGAACGCCGACAACAACAACACCGCCAGTCCCGACCCGACGGTGACCGGGTTGACGAGCACGCCCGTCACACTCGCGTACATCTACGACGACGGGCTCCTCGAGAGCGGCAACGGCCCGCTCGGTGACAACGTGGCGGGTCTGGGCAGTGACATCATCCCCGACGTCTTCACGAACTTCACCGTCGACCTCGCGCTCATGCCTGCGCCGGGCATCGACATCGAGAAGGCGACGAACGGGCAGGATGCCGATACCGTGTCGGGGCCGGCTGTCACGGTGGGCGGCGACGTGCGCTGGACGTACGTGGTGACCAACACCGGCGGGGTCGACCTCACGAACGTGACGGTGACCGACGACGTGGTGGACGACTCGACCATCGACTGCGACGGGACCGGCGGAAACCTCGTCCCGGGCCCGGTCGCCCCGGAGGCATCCTTCACCTGCGTCGCCACCGGCACGGCGACGGCGGGGCAGTATGCGAACACCGGAACGGTGACCGGGCTGGATCCCACCCAGGTGGAGGTCACCGACGAGGATCCGTCGCACTACTTCGGCGTCCAGCCCGCGATCGACATCGAGAAGGCCACGAACGGGCAGGATGCCGACACCCCGACCGGCCCGCTGGTCACGGTCGGCGGGGCCGTGCGATGGACGTATGTGATCACCAACACCGGCAACGCCGCATTGACGAACGTGACTGTGACCGACGACCAGGTGCCCGCGGCCGACATCGACTGCGAAGGCACCGGCGGCAATGTGATCGCGGGCCCGCTCGAGCCCGAGGCGTCCTTCACGTGCGTCGCCACCGGCACCGCGACCGCCGGCCAGTACGCCAACACGGGCACGGTGATCGGCACGGGGCCCGTGACGACCGACGTCGACGGCGACACCGTCGCAGGTGCCGAGGTCACGGATGCCGACCCGTCGCACTACTTCGGCGTGCAGCCGGCGGTCGATATCGAGAAGGCGACGAACGGGCAGGACGCCGACACCGCGCCGGGAGTGCAGACCTACGACGGTGCGGTGGTGACCTGGACGTATGCCGTGACGAACACGGGCAATGCGCCTCTCACGAACGTCACCGTGACGGACGACATGCTCGCGGCGGGCGACATCGACTGCGACGGAACCGGCTCGAACGTCGTCCCCGGCCCGCTCGCGGCAGGCGGGACGTTCGAGTGCGTCGCGACCGGCACGGCGGTCCGCGGACAGTACGCGAACCTCGGCACCGTGGTCGGCACCGGGCCCGAGACCACCGACGTCGACGGTGAACCGGAGGCGGGGGACGAGGTGACGGACGACGACCCGTCCCACTACTTCGGGCACTTCGGCGCGATCGACATCGAGAAGTCGACCAACGGTGAGGATGCCGACGAACCGACCGGACCCTACGTTCCGGTCGGCGGTGGAGTCGAGTGGACGTATGTCGTCACGAACACCGGCACGGTGGATCTCTCCGACGTCACCGTCACCGACGACATGGTCGCGGCGACGGAGATCGACTGCGCCGGGACGGGGAGCAATGTGATTCCCGGTCCGCTCGCACCCGAGGCATCCTTCACGTGCGTCGCCACGGGCACCGCGATCGCGGGCCAATACGCCAACATGAGCGACGTCATCGGCGAGGCGCCCGATCTGCCGAACCCCGATGATCCCGAGCAACCGTTCACGGTGACCGACGACGACCCGTCGCACTACTTCGGCGCGGCACCAGCGGTCGATATCGAGAAGGCGACGAACGGGCACGACGCCGACACCGCGCCGGGCGTCGCCCTCGGGGTCGGGGCGGTCGTGGAGTGGACCTACGTGGTCACGAACACGGGGAACGTCCCGCTCACGGACGTGACGGTCACCGACGACCGGGTCGCCGCATCGGAGATCTGGTGCGCCGGATCGCCGTCGAACGTCGTGGCGGGGCCGCTCGCGCCCGGTGAGTCGTTCACGTGCAATGCGCTGGGGGTCGCGGTCGCCGGCCCGTATGCGAACACGGGCTCGGTCACGGCGAACGTCCCGAGTGTGGGGGGCGCGGTCACCGACGACGACCCGTCTCACTATCTCGCTTCGGCACCCGCCGGACTCCCGGTCACGGGCGCCGCCCTGCCGATCGTCACACTGGCGGCCGGCACGCTGCTGAGCCTGCTCGGGCTGCTGCTGGTCGCCGCCACCCGCCGCCGGAGGACGTGA